The Methanomethylovorans hollandica DSM 15978 genome includes a region encoding these proteins:
- a CDS encoding multiprotein bridging factor aMBF1, producing MQCEICGEDIRESPFKVIIDGSELTVCTKCSHYGAPASKRVPVSRKVSPVQPTSVRPRRTQRTGFEKLAEEIMDNYDQIIREAREKRGWTPEQLAAQIKEKATLIRKFERRELVPEDSVREKLERILEVKLIEKISDDDWKGDKLHRGTTLGDIVNIKRK from the coding sequence ATGCAATGCGAAATATGCGGTGAAGATATTCGTGAAAGTCCTTTTAAGGTCATTATCGATGGTAGTGAACTGACTGTATGTACCAAATGCTCCCACTATGGTGCTCCTGCCAGCAAACGTGTGCCCGTCTCCAGAAAGGTCTCTCCGGTGCAACCAACATCTGTCAGGCCTAGGAGAACTCAGAGGACTGGATTTGAAAAGCTTGCTGAAGAGATCATGGATAATTATGATCAGATTATTCGGGAAGCAAGGGAAAAGCGTGGCTGGACGCCTGAACAACTTGCTGCCCAAATAAAGGAAAAGGCAACCCTCATCCGGAAATTTGAACGCAGGGAGCTGGTCCCTGAGGACAGCGTAAGGGAAAAGCTTGAACGTATCCTTGAGGTCAAACTAATTGAAAAGATTAGTGATGATGACTGGAAAGGTGATAAGCTCCATAGAGGAACGACCCTTGGAGATATAGTCAATATCAAGCGTAAGTAA
- a CDS encoding proteasome-activating nucleotidase has product MNETSETDTKRFAPAGADRNNYEYSGSETDEDFSKYLLDRMKQLESRNTLLKEQCDQMESEKRYVESQKLRFEREVRRMQAEIDRLKTAPLVVATVIDLIGTDKVLVKSSTGPQFLVGISQFIDDESLMPGATVALNQQTLAVVDVIPFTEEPMVNAMEVVDPQDVDYDQIGGLDEQVQEIVESVELPLTKPEAFARIGISPPKGVLLYGEPGTGKTLLAKAVANRTEATFIRVVGSELIQKYIGDGAKLVREIFAMARKKAPSIIFIDELDAIASRRLNDTNGADREVQRTLMQLLAEMDGFDNRGEVRIIAATNRLDVLDPAILRPGRFDRIVYVPMPDANAREMILRIHTRNMKIAKDIDFKKLASLAEGVSGADLSAIAMEAGMLAVREDKQQVEMEHFLGSVKKVMSPIKYSVQVTTDQPQTMFG; this is encoded by the coding sequence ATGAACGAGACCAGTGAAACAGATACCAAGAGGTTCGCACCTGCGGGGGCGGACAGGAACAACTATGAATATTCTGGTTCAGAAACTGACGAAGATTTTTCCAAATACCTGCTGGACCGCATGAAACAATTAGAATCCCGTAACACTCTTCTGAAAGAACAATGCGACCAGATGGAATCGGAAAAAAGATATGTAGAAAGCCAGAAGCTCAGATTTGAGCGAGAAGTCCGCAGGATGCAGGCTGAGATAGATAGATTAAAAACTGCACCTCTTGTAGTTGCAACAGTAATAGACCTTATAGGTACTGACAAAGTCCTTGTGAAAAGTAGTACTGGCCCCCAATTCCTGGTGGGCATTTCCCAGTTCATTGATGACGAGAGCCTGATGCCTGGTGCTACAGTGGCTTTAAATCAGCAGACGCTTGCTGTAGTGGATGTTATACCTTTCACTGAGGAGCCCATGGTTAATGCTATGGAAGTTGTCGATCCCCAGGATGTGGACTATGACCAGATAGGCGGTCTTGATGAGCAGGTACAGGAGATAGTAGAATCTGTGGAATTACCTCTTACTAAACCCGAGGCATTTGCCAGAATAGGTATATCACCCCCAAAAGGAGTATTGCTCTATGGAGAGCCGGGCACAGGAAAGACCCTGCTTGCAAAGGCAGTGGCTAACAGAACAGAAGCTACTTTTATCAGAGTAGTGGGTTCCGAACTGATACAAAAATATATAGGTGATGGCGCAAAGCTTGTGAGGGAGATCTTTGCCATGGCAAGGAAGAAGGCACCATCCATTATATTCATCGATGAGCTTGATGCCATTGCCTCAAGGCGCCTTAATGATACGAATGGTGCCGACCGTGAGGTCCAGCGAACGCTTATGCAGCTTCTTGCCGAGATGGATGGCTTTGACAACCGCGGAGAAGTGCGTATAATAGCCGCAACCAACCGCCTGGATGTACTTGACCCGGCCATACTGCGCCCCGGCAGATTTGACAGAATAGTTTATGTGCCCATGCCTGATGCCAATGCAAGAGAGATGATCCTTAGGATCCATACCCGGAATATGAAGATAGCAAAGGACATTGATTTCAAGAAACTTGCCTCTCTTGCTGAAGGAGTAAGCGGTGCAGACCTTAGTGCTATTGCCATGGAGGCTGGCATGCTTGCTGTCAGAGAGGATAAACAACAGGTAGAAATGGAACACTTCCTTGGATCAGTAAAGAAAGTAATGTCACCTATAAAGTATTCCGTTCAGGTCACTACCGATCAACCACAAACAATGTTTGGCTGA
- a CDS encoding endonuclease dU yields the protein MYRSFHVKNEIRVLAIDDSALISDQIMIVGAFFRGGDWLDGVMRSYVKKDGMDSTDVITNMIMSSKHREQIRIIMLDGVTYAGFNPVDINLIWERTGLPIIAVMRCYPDLRKIEDALMHLPEPEKRMDTILRAGSITEVRPNPGSNPIYIQCAGIEAQHAAKIVKLTATRSNIPEPLRVAHLIATGIVLGESRGKA from the coding sequence GTGTACAGATCATTCCATGTAAAAAATGAGATAAGAGTACTTGCCATAGACGATTCTGCACTGATAAGTGACCAGATAATGATAGTTGGAGCCTTCTTCAGAGGAGGAGACTGGCTGGACGGGGTCATGAGATCCTATGTCAAAAAAGATGGTATGGATAGTACGGATGTTATTACAAATATGATAATGTCCAGTAAACATCGTGAGCAGATACGCATAATAATGCTGGATGGAGTGACTTATGCCGGTTTCAACCCAGTGGACATTAATTTGATATGGGAAAGAACAGGTCTTCCCATAATTGCGGTCATGCGATGCTACCCTGATCTCAGAAAGATAGAAGATGCCTTGATGCACCTGCCTGAACCAGAAAAAAGAATGGATACCATACTTCGGGCTGGCAGTATCACAGAAGTACGACCAAACCCAGGGTCAAATCCGATCTATATACAATGTGCAGGAATAGAAGCACAACATGCAGCAAAGATAGTAAAGCTGACAGCTACAAGGAGTAACATCCCTGAACCTCTGAGAGTCGCCCACCTCATTGCAACAGGAATAGTACTTGGAGAGTCAAGGGGAAAAGCATAA
- the glmM gene encoding phosphoglucosamine mutase, which produces MKLFGTNGVRGIANAYMTPQMVMDIVRSLGTFMGNKGTVAIGRDTRISGEMLKSAAIAGALSSGLTVTDIGIGPTPSVQYYVRDHADAGIVITASHNPREYNGIKLIAGDGTEMSRQDEEKIEKIYFSREFQPAAWEYTGDLRHDGNANDVYIKGIINAINADVVRQRRFKVVADTGCGAGSLTLPFLLRRLGCEVITINAQADGTFPSRNPEPTPDVLTSLSELVIKEKAQMGVAHDGDADRAVFFDENGEFIDEEVLLAMMAKYVLQQKKGVIVTPVSSSQRMLDVAKEAGVELIWTAVGSINVARKMMEVGAVFGGEGNGGLIFPEHQYCRDGAMSCAKLLEIMADGKKLSEMTKSVPVYFNSKTKVECHDPKVIMEKVKLEVTTGGMEVDATDGVKIWYPDGWVLIRPSGTEPIVRVFAESRTNERAVELMNNGVQIVEKYA; this is translated from the coding sequence ATGAAACTTTTCGGAACTAATGGAGTGAGGGGCATAGCTAATGCTTATATGACGCCCCAAATGGTAATGGATATTGTGAGAAGCCTGGGTACTTTCATGGGTAATAAAGGCACCGTTGCCATAGGCAGAGATACCCGTATATCCGGTGAAATGTTGAAATCCGCTGCAATTGCGGGTGCTTTGTCATCTGGGCTAACGGTAACAGATATAGGCATTGGACCGACCCCTTCTGTACAATACTATGTCCGGGATCATGCCGATGCAGGAATAGTCATCACTGCTTCCCACAATCCCAGGGAATACAATGGTATTAAGTTAATAGCCGGTGATGGCACCGAGATGTCCAGGCAAGACGAAGAAAAGATCGAAAAGATCTATTTCTCGAGGGAGTTCCAGCCAGCCGCCTGGGAATACACGGGAGACCTCAGGCATGATGGAAATGCCAACGATGTTTACATAAAAGGTATCATCAACGCTATAAATGCAGATGTTGTCAGGCAGAGGAGGTTCAAAGTAGTGGCTGATACAGGGTGTGGGGCAGGTTCCCTTACTTTGCCTTTCCTGCTGCGCCGTCTGGGGTGTGAGGTGATTACTATCAATGCACAGGCTGACGGTACATTCCCATCGCGTAATCCGGAACCCACTCCTGATGTGCTTACATCGCTCTCAGAACTTGTGATCAAGGAAAAGGCACAGATGGGAGTGGCACATGATGGTGATGCAGATCGTGCTGTGTTCTTCGATGAGAATGGAGAGTTCATCGATGAAGAGGTTCTGCTCGCAATGATGGCAAAATACGTACTGCAGCAGAAGAAAGGAGTCATTGTGACGCCTGTAAGTTCTTCCCAGAGGATGCTGGATGTTGCAAAAGAAGCTGGTGTGGAACTTATATGGACTGCCGTAGGTTCTATTAACGTTGCACGTAAGATGATGGAAGTAGGAGCCGTGTTCGGTGGCGAAGGTAATGGAGGACTTATTTTCCCGGAGCATCAGTATTGTAGGGATGGTGCCATGTCCTGTGCAAAACTGCTGGAGATCATGGCTGACGGAAAGAAGCTTTCAGAAATGACAAAGAGTGTACCTGTGTATTTCAATTCTAAAACAAAGGTTGAGTGTCACGATCCAAAAGTCATCATGGAAAAAGTGAAATTGGAGGTAACTACCGGGGGTATGGAAGTTGATGCCACTGATGGAGTGAAGATCTGGTATCCGGATGGGTGGGTGCTGATAAGGCCTTCAGGTACAGAACCTATCGTACGCGTATTTGCAGAGTCAAGGACAAATGAGCGTGCTGTGGAACTTATGAACAATGGGGTTCAAATAGTGGAAAAATATGCATAA
- the larE gene encoding ATP-dependent sacrificial sulfur transferase LarE: MFLGKIQQIKEALASKRRVLVAFSGGVDSSVLAALALEALGDNALAVTINMHSLPAGELQRAKDVAREIGIKHKVVDFDEFNVPGFVENSPDRCYHCKQSVLETLFRVADEGGYEVVIEGTNITETRGHRPGMQAVEEMADRIMSPFLQFAVTKDEIRQMAEYRGMSIAFKPSSPCLASRIPYGKKITVEIIARVRSAEEYLSSMGFTQFRVRYHGDVARIEVKPSDLPAVLQRKDDIVNELKRLGFHYVALDLEGFRSGSLDEVISR; this comes from the coding sequence ATGTTCCTTGGCAAAATACAACAGATAAAGGAAGCACTTGCTTCAAAGAGAAGAGTATTGGTGGCATTTTCAGGTGGAGTGGACAGTTCCGTCCTTGCAGCCCTTGCCTTGGAAGCACTGGGAGATAATGCACTGGCAGTGACTATCAATATGCACTCTTTGCCGGCAGGGGAACTGCAAAGGGCAAAAGATGTTGCCAGAGAGATTGGAATAAAACACAAAGTAGTAGATTTTGATGAGTTCAATGTACCCGGTTTTGTAGAGAACTCACCTGACAGGTGTTACCACTGCAAGCAGTCCGTTCTTGAAACCCTTTTTAGGGTTGCCGACGAGGGAGGATATGAAGTTGTGATAGAAGGCACGAACATCACGGAAACACGAGGTCATCGTCCTGGCATGCAGGCCGTTGAAGAAATGGCTGATAGGATCATGTCACCTTTCCTGCAGTTCGCGGTGACCAAAGACGAGATCAGGCAAATGGCAGAATATAGGGGAATGTCTATTGCCTTCAAACCTTCTTCACCATGCCTTGCATCACGCATCCCCTATGGAAAGAAGATCACAGTTGAGATCATTGCAAGAGTAAGGTCTGCAGAAGAATACTTATCATCCATGGGTTTTACTCAATTCAGAGTCCGGTATCACGGAGATGTTGCAAGGATAGAAGTAAAGCCTTCTGATCTTCCTGCTGTGCTGCAAAGGAAAGATGATATTGTAAATGAGCTTAAAAGACTCGGGTTTCATTACGTAGCCCTTGATCTCGAAGGTTTCAGGAGTGGAAGCCTTGATGAAGTTATCAGCAGGTGA
- a CDS encoding GNAT family N-acetyltransferase: MKLSAGDVGFRPATEQDMQDIKCIASTYFLDTDGLEYSDCIVATLQNRIIGIACFKYTECPELHTIAVHPNYKGKGIGALLARELGLTLCKGQKCIYVRTTVPGFFEKVGFVALENNMKKELWADCAGCDRFNNCKQAVMRLELRREEYADNGNNQYL; this comes from the coding sequence ATGAAGTTATCAGCAGGTGATGTTGGCTTCCGGCCTGCCACAGAGCAGGATATGCAGGATATCAAATGCATTGCTTCCACATATTTTCTGGATACGGATGGACTGGAATACAGCGATTGTATTGTGGCAACGCTACAAAACAGGATAATTGGTATTGCCTGCTTCAAGTATACGGAGTGTCCTGAGCTGCATACCATTGCAGTCCACCCTAATTACAAAGGGAAAGGCATAGGTGCATTGCTTGCCAGGGAACTTGGGCTTACCCTATGCAAAGGTCAAAAGTGCATATATGTGCGGACCACCGTCCCGGGCTTTTTTGAAAAGGTGGGATTCGTAGCTCTGGAAAACAATATGAAAAAGGAATTGTGGGCCGATTGTGCAGGTTGCGATAGGTTTAACAACTGCAAACAAGCTGTTATGCGTCTGGAACTGCGGAGAGAAGAATATGCTGACAATGGGAATAATCAATACCTATGA
- a CDS encoding DUF531 domain-containing protein produces the protein MLTMGIINTYDKIKVLDAHYRAIARAAPICHAFGFRLALYDFPFSMTAEELVEYVTDKTTIGESGKYLRLLHEKGHFFVFDLPKKGFQPQFGTAVVTTSKPEKKRAINPEEIASGILRKSSYLLLVGLGRKGLPKEMFEQAPLHLDITSAGISLETCTAIGCIPAYIMGMVHTKQEPKSQF, from the coding sequence ATGCTGACAATGGGAATAATCAATACCTATGACAAAATCAAAGTACTTGATGCTCACTACCGTGCCATCGCCAGGGCAGCTCCCATTTGCCATGCGTTTGGATTTCGACTTGCACTGTATGATTTTCCTTTCAGTATGACTGCTGAAGAACTTGTGGAATATGTTACTGATAAGACCACCATAGGTGAATCGGGTAAATATCTCCGCCTGCTGCATGAGAAAGGCCATTTCTTTGTGTTCGATCTGCCTAAAAAGGGCTTTCAACCCCAGTTCGGGACAGCGGTCGTAACCACCTCTAAACCTGAAAAGAAACGTGCCATAAATCCAGAAGAAATAGCAAGCGGAATACTCAGGAAAAGCTCATACCTGCTGCTTGTCGGCCTTGGCAGGAAAGGCCTTCCAAAAGAGATGTTCGAACAGGCACCACTGCACCTTGATATCACCTCAGCCGGAATATCCCTGGAAACCTGCACAGCCATTGGGTGCATTCCTGCGTATATAATGGGCATGGTGCATACTAAGCAAGAGCCGAAATCTCAGTTTTGA
- the pheS gene encoding phenylalanine--tRNA ligase subunit alpha translates to MNRQYNLTTNEKIVLIDLGKQGNLSPTELAQMSGLKVETVAQSAFMLQEKGLADVSEQIIESYNLTSEGDEYARCGLPERQMISAMSGPTSLEELKEKVSPKIVGIATGWVRRKGWANIEQGSVIPSGKAEVGNDEKALASLRSGKVALDQLGVDNTIIQDLIKRKLVVRNEEKLRSIVLTSAGKELVLEGITIEEEVTQITSEMLKSGEWKEKNFRSYNIHTPPRAVYAAKVHPYQRLIDQMRQIFLEMGFTEIKGDIVQSSFWNFDALFQPQDHPAREMQDTFHLKETSELPEEYKDKVCAMHEHGGDLASKGWGGKWSEDIACKNVLRTHTTAVTIKYLADNPKPPIKAFSIDRAYRRETIDPTHTPEFEQLEGVVMDKDMTFAHLLGLLSEFYHRMGFKDVRFRPGYFPYTEPSVEPEVYVEGLGWVELGGAGVFRKEVTHPLGINYPVLAWGLGVSRLAMLKLELKDLRELYQSDIDWLRKTPSPRL, encoded by the coding sequence ATGAACCGCCAGTATAATCTTACTACTAATGAGAAAATTGTTCTGATCGATCTTGGGAAGCAAGGTAATTTGAGTCCTACAGAACTTGCGCAGATGTCCGGACTTAAGGTAGAGACTGTTGCCCAGTCTGCTTTTATGCTACAGGAGAAAGGGCTTGCTGATGTCTCCGAGCAGATCATAGAGTCTTATAACCTTACCTCGGAGGGTGACGAGTATGCGAGGTGTGGTCTTCCTGAGAGACAAATGATCTCAGCAATGTCTGGTCCTACTTCTCTGGAAGAGCTCAAGGAGAAAGTATCACCTAAAATCGTGGGCATTGCTACTGGCTGGGTCCGCCGTAAAGGATGGGCAAATATAGAACAGGGAAGTGTCATCCCTTCAGGTAAGGCAGAGGTGGGAAATGATGAAAAGGCTCTTGCCAGTTTAAGAAGTGGAAAAGTTGCACTTGACCAGTTGGGAGTGGACAACACTATTATTCAGGATCTCATTAAACGTAAACTTGTTGTCAGAAATGAAGAGAAGTTAAGGTCCATCGTTCTGACTTCTGCAGGTAAGGAACTAGTGCTTGAGGGCATAACTATCGAGGAAGAGGTCACCCAGATCACTTCCGAGATGCTCAAAAGTGGAGAATGGAAAGAGAAAAACTTCAGATCTTATAATATTCATACGCCTCCTCGTGCTGTTTATGCTGCCAAGGTACATCCTTACCAGCGCCTTATCGATCAGATGCGCCAGATCTTCCTGGAAATGGGCTTCACTGAAATAAAAGGAGATATTGTGCAGAGCTCTTTCTGGAACTTTGACGCTTTGTTCCAGCCCCAGGACCATCCTGCAAGGGAGATGCAGGATACCTTCCACCTTAAAGAAACCTCAGAACTTCCTGAGGAGTACAAAGACAAGGTATGTGCCATGCATGAGCATGGAGGAGATCTTGCATCAAAGGGATGGGGTGGCAAGTGGAGCGAGGATATCGCCTGCAAGAATGTTCTGAGAACTCATACCACTGCTGTGACTATCAAATACCTTGCAGATAATCCCAAGCCACCTATCAAGGCATTCTCCATTGACAGGGCATACAGGCGTGAAACCATTGATCCTACCCACACACCGGAATTCGAGCAACTGGAAGGTGTGGTGATGGACAAGGATATGACCTTTGCCCATCTCCTAGGCTTGCTTTCGGAGTTCTATCACAGAATGGGTTTCAAGGATGTGCGCTTCAGGCCGGGTTATTTCCCATATACTGAACCCAGTGTGGAACCCGAGGTCTACGTTGAAGGACTTGGCTGGGTAGAGCTTGGAGGTGCAGGCGTGTTCAGGAAGGAAGTTACACATCCTCTTGGTATTAATTACCCCGTGCTTGCCTGGGGTTTGGGAGTAAGCCGCTTGGCAATGCTCAAGCTGGAACTTAAGGACCTGCGTGAGCTATATCAGTCCGATATCGACTGGCTGCGCAAGACACCTTCTCCGAGGCTCTGA
- a CDS encoding tryptophan--tRNA ligase, translated as MNVKIDPWSSTNIVDYSKLFEEFGIMPFDDLYPRIDNPHRLMRRKVIFGHRSYEYVLDAMQNKEPFAVMSGFMPSGHIHLGHKMVMEEIIWHQQKGADAFVGIADREAHSVRGISWEKCRDTGINEYIVSLIALGFEPHGHIYFQSSSDNVKDLSFELGSKANFSELSAIYGFTGETSVSHMVSAITQSADILHPQLEDHGGPKPTVIPVGADQDPHMRLTRGLAHKMNMFKIEGRENKDGQHYFSIRSKAAPQGALEELHDTIPGNTKLFEGHLDVLGADNFEELLRTVRDVELRYGGYAFVPPASTYHRFMSGLQGGKMSSSIPESHIALLDDPREGAKKVKRAKTGGRISLEEQKKLGGEPDKCSVYDLLLFHLLEDDQELLQIHEACVTGQRTCGSCKNLAAERMEKFLKEHQEKRELARERLDEYCL; from the coding sequence ATGAATGTAAAAATAGATCCATGGAGTTCAACTAACATCGTAGATTATTCCAAATTATTTGAGGAATTTGGTATAATGCCGTTCGATGATCTATATCCTCGCATAGACAATCCTCACAGGTTAATGCGCAGAAAAGTGATCTTCGGCCATCGCAGTTATGAGTATGTGCTTGATGCAATGCAGAATAAGGAACCATTTGCTGTAATGAGCGGATTCATGCCCTCCGGGCATATACATCTTGGTCATAAGATGGTTATGGAGGAAATTATATGGCATCAGCAGAAAGGTGCAGACGCTTTTGTAGGGATAGCTGATCGTGAAGCTCATTCGGTAAGGGGTATATCGTGGGAGAAATGCAGGGATACGGGCATCAATGAGTATATTGTAAGCTTAATAGCTCTTGGTTTTGAACCTCATGGGCACATTTATTTCCAGTCGTCTTCGGATAATGTGAAAGACCTTTCTTTTGAGCTTGGCTCAAAGGCAAACTTTTCAGAACTAAGTGCCATCTATGGGTTCACAGGGGAAACAAGCGTTTCCCATATGGTCAGTGCAATAACTCAAAGTGCTGATATTCTTCATCCCCAACTTGAGGATCATGGGGGTCCAAAGCCAACTGTTATCCCTGTAGGCGCTGACCAGGACCCTCATATGCGTCTTACCCGGGGACTTGCCCATAAAATGAACATGTTCAAAATAGAGGGCAGAGAAAATAAAGACGGGCAACATTATTTTAGTATACGCAGTAAAGCAGCTCCCCAGGGGGCACTGGAGGAACTGCATGATACTATTCCCGGAAACACAAAGCTCTTCGAAGGTCATCTGGATGTTCTTGGTGCTGATAACTTTGAGGAATTGCTAAGGACTGTCAGGGATGTTGAACTGCGTTATGGGGGATATGCTTTCGTACCGCCTGCATCCACCTACCATCGCTTCATGTCCGGCCTACAGGGCGGAAAGATGTCAAGCAGTATTCCTGAAAGCCATATAGCTCTTCTTGACGATCCCAGAGAAGGTGCAAAAAAAGTAAAGCGTGCAAAGACAGGAGGGCGCATTAGCCTTGAAGAGCAAAAAAAACTGGGTGGTGAGCCAGATAAATGTTCTGTATATGATCTTTTGCTTTTCCACCTCCTAGAAGATGACCAGGAACTTTTACAGATACATGAAGCATGTGTCACAGGCCAGAGGACCTGTGGCAGTTGTAAGAACCTTGCTGCAGAAAGGATGGAGAAGTTCCTGAAGGAACACCAGGAGAAAAGAGAACTTGCAAGGGAAAGGCTTGATGAGTACTGTTTATGA
- a CDS encoding radical SAM/SPASM domain-containing protein: MNSAEYSINSPENDITLVSISGLTIKLHKNDVFLKLEAKGPLKRACTPFLNMINSRLKDEKPALVTEDYIVASTWLPPIPGKVFNRLLLAEVQTALGRYVPETVSFEITRKCKCQCAHCVISGGEGELDTSSVKKVIDEALDMGAFIITFTEGDPMLREDIFELIEYVDKERAIVNMYTPGTEMTPEAARRLKEAGLYNLLISIYSTEPRKHDEVRRLEGAFEKATSAMKIGLEAGLLVTMCTHVSPGNIDELPAMYEMATSLGVHEFSLWESIPKKPEDPILSDLQRKEILDMYRRINSSKGGPRIFANTYFEGRMLGCMAGQRWLHVCVEGSVKACPYIPFSYGNVSEESLKTIWKRIRKSPYYRGERYTCKMHEPAFLELVRGIPQDESAPYDFRLLEKEPR; encoded by the coding sequence ATGAATTCTGCTGAATATTCCATAAACAGTCCTGAAAATGATATCACTCTTGTATCTATATCCGGGCTCACCATTAAATTACATAAGAATGATGTGTTTCTCAAACTTGAAGCAAAAGGTCCCCTCAAAAGGGCATGTACTCCTTTTCTGAATATGATCAACTCCCGTCTTAAGGACGAAAAGCCTGCTCTTGTAACGGAAGACTATATCGTGGCTTCCACGTGGCTTCCTCCTATTCCGGGTAAAGTTTTTAACAGGTTGTTGCTTGCAGAGGTCCAGACCGCACTTGGCAGGTATGTACCAGAGACTGTATCCTTTGAGATCACACGCAAATGTAAGTGCCAGTGTGCGCATTGTGTGATAAGTGGTGGAGAGGGCGAACTTGACACTTCCTCTGTGAAAAAAGTCATTGATGAAGCATTGGACATGGGAGCTTTCATAATCACTTTTACGGAGGGAGACCCCATGCTTCGCGAGGACATATTCGAGCTTATAGAATATGTTGATAAGGAGCGTGCCATCGTCAATATGTACACTCCAGGTACTGAAATGACTCCGGAGGCCGCAAGGAGGCTCAAAGAAGCAGGACTGTATAATCTTCTGATTAGTATATATTCCACTGAGCCACGGAAACATGATGAGGTCCGCAGGCTTGAAGGTGCATTTGAAAAGGCAACCTCTGCTATGAAAATAGGACTTGAGGCCGGATTGCTGGTTACAATGTGTACACACGTTTCTCCCGGGAATATTGATGAGCTGCCTGCGATGTATGAAATGGCAACATCTTTGGGCGTACATGAATTTTCTCTGTGGGAAAGCATTCCCAAGAAACCGGAAGATCCCATACTTTCCGATCTGCAGCGTAAAGAGATCCTAGACATGTATCGGCGTATCAATTCCTCAAAGGGTGGACCGCGCATATTCGCAAATACGTACTTTGAAGGACGTATGCTGGGATGCATGGCTGGACAGCGCTGGCTACATGTATGTGTCGAAGGTTCTGTAAAAGCATGTCCTTATATTCCTTTCAGTTATGGTAATGTCAGTGAAGAGTCTCTGAAGACTATATGGAAAAGGATACGCAAAAGCCCATATTACAGGGGAGAGCGTTATACCTGCAAAATGCATGAGCCTGCATTTCTTGAACTGGTGAGAGGTATCCCGCAGGATGAGTCTGCACCATATGATTTCAGGTTGCTGGAAAAAGAACCCAGATGA
- a CDS encoding ATPase domain-containing protein has product MRVPTGIPGFDELIKGGFIEDDVILLAGGPGAGIVIDPRGSLRGQKGDVFRSTPQKKEHIDEFC; this is encoded by the coding sequence ATGAGAGTGCCTACAGGGATACCTGGTTTTGATGAACTGATCAAAGGCGGTTTTATCGAAGATGATGTGATTCTGCTCGCCGGGGGGCCGGGTGCAGGGATAGTTATTGATCCTCGCGGCTCTCTCCGGGGTCAGAAAGGAGATGTTTTCCGCAGCACTCCTCAAAAAAAGGAGCATATAGATGAATTCTGCTGA
- a CDS encoding translation initiation factor IF-2 subunit beta: protein MDSYEKLLDRALADLPDMETTGERFVVPEPRLMVEGKTTLLDNFGNIADVFNRDPDHLMKYMTRELGTAGKIEGNRAVFQGRFTKEMIKSNIDAYVEEYVICSECGRPDTQLVKVDRVLMLRCSACGGHRPVKKRRAVAQAPKNELEEGKEYELMIDSVGSKGDGIAKLSKYTIFVPNTSKGQTVKARIKRISGNLAFAERV from the coding sequence ATGGATAGCTATGAGAAGTTGCTTGACCGCGCGTTGGCCGATCTGCCTGACATGGAAACCACTGGTGAACGTTTTGTGGTCCCCGAACCCAGGTTAATGGTTGAAGGAAAAACTACCCTCCTGGATAATTTTGGCAACATAGCGGATGTATTCAACAGGGACCCGGACCACTTGATGAAGTACATGACCCGGGAACTCGGTACGGCAGGCAAAATAGAGGGAAATAGAGCTGTATTTCAGGGCCGTTTCACTAAAGAGATGATAAAATCCAACATAGATGCTTATGTTGAAGAATATGTCATCTGTTCTGAATGTGGTCGTCCGGATACGCAGCTTGTCAAAGTCGACAGGGTACTTATGCTCAGGTGTTCGGCATGTGGTGGTCACAGGCCAGTTAAAAAGAGACGTGCAGTAGCTCAGGCTCCGAAAAATGAGCTCGAAGAAGGAAAGGAATATGAACTGATGATAGATTCCGTCGGTTCGAAAGGTGATGGGATAGCTAAATTATCCAAGTACACTATATTCGTTCCTAACACCTCAAAAGGGCAAACCGTTAAAGCCAGGATCAAGAGAATCAGCGGTAATCTTGCCTTTGCAGAAAGGGTTTGA